The DNA segment AAGAATGAACAACATATTTAGTAAACTCCGAGACTTTGTAGGTCTCAATGAGCAAGTGGAATACGAATACTACGAAGAAGAGGCAGATCCAGATGCTGGTAACTACCAAAATCTGTATCAACAAGAAAATCCTCAACCAGCACCAGCAGAAGCCAATGCTCAAAATCGACGCTGGAGGGAACCCATGTCTACAATGGGTGATGATGTAGCCGCAGGATCAAAGTCTACGATGGGGAATGTGATTAATATGCCAGGAGCAATTAACGGGATTTCAGAAGTGTTAGTCCTTGAACCTCGTACATTTGAAGAAATGCCCCAGGCAATTCAAGCACTCAGAGAGCGTAAGTCAGTGGTTTTAAACTTAACCATCATGGACCCAGACCAAGCACAACGGGCAGTTGATTTTGTCGCCGGGGGGACTTACGCACTCGATGGACATCAAGAGCGCATCGGAGAAAGCATCTTTTTGTTTACGCCCAGTTGTGTGCAAGTTAGCACCCAAGGTGGAGTCATTCATGAAGTACCACAAACACCCGCTCGTCCTTCACGTCCCGCAAGCACCCCCAATCAAGCCTGGGGCAACGACGTTAACCGCATGGTGCAGTGACGTTAAATTAGTCAAAAGTTCAGAAACCAAAATTTTTGATGATTTTACGAGCGGGTTTAATAAGATATGCTATCGTACCATAGATTGATGGGTTAAACCTGCTCTTATTGACTA comes from the Nodularia sp. NIES-3585 genome and includes:
- a CDS encoding cell division protein SepF; its protein translation is MNNIFSKLRDFVGLNEQVEYEYYEEEADPDAGNYQNLYQQENPQPAPAEANAQNRRWREPMSTMGDDVAAGSKSTMGNVINMPGAINGISEVLVLEPRTFEEMPQAIQALRERKSVVLNLTIMDPDQAQRAVDFVAGGTYALDGHQERIGESIFLFTPSCVQVSTQGGVIHEVPQTPARPSRPASTPNQAWGNDVNRMVQ